AACTAACCTGCGTATGAGATCTGCCGGGAGGCCTTCCATGTCAAAGCGCCACAAGTGTTTGTATGCAGCAGAACTGATCTCCGTGCAGTAGCGCCCAGGTGTAAAACTAGACTCGATGATTCCGTCGGCATTGATCAGTTTCTGGCGAGCTAAAGCATTGATATCCAATGTGTACCTCATGTGTGGTTCCAACAGCTTAAAAACAGGATGCATTGCACTTAATTGTCTATGAGCAGACAATATAAATGGTTCCGTGCAGGCATGTGTGCGTAACCTGCATACAGTTTACCAGAGAATTCTTTTTCGATTAGTTAACCAACAAGATGTAATCAAATGGTACTTAAATAGTACATATGCTGCTTCCGGATTTGCTTACCAATGGTTAACAAGTTGGTGCACACCAGCATCATTGGCACAAACATGAGCTTTGGCCAGCTGCCACTTCCAATATGTGGTTGCGTCCACAGGAGGGGTAACTACGCGTTTCGATCCGGAACTTGGTCCGAGGCTAAGTTCTATAGCAATTGGTTTGAGAGTGCCAAGCGGTGTCAAGAAAAATATGGTGCGGGTAGAATAGGATTTTCTACCATCAAGGGCGTTGATCCGGTCAACAAATGGAACATAGACATCGTGATAGTTTATCATAAACAGCTTATTTGCCTGTATTGCCTGAGAAATTCGAAGTAACAAATTTAGTGCCAGGGTCCCAATTGTTTAAGATAAGCCATGGGATTTGGCGACAAAACATTTTAGTCATGTTGTCGAGGATTTTGAGGAGTACCTGTTGCACGGTCATGCCATTCAGTTGTGCCAAAATATGTTCTTCTTTGAGTGCAGACTCTTGGTGGCCATACATTTCGGGGTCAAGTTTGCTCACCGGTGGGAAAACTTCAAGCCGCTCAATATTAATAGGGTTGACTCCTGCTATTGCTTGCCTGGCGAATTCATCATCTCGAAGCCAGGCAAACTTGTCCTCTGTATAATAAGCACGAGATCGTTAGTTTAATCAGCAACACCTTGTTtacaataacaatataataattatgaagGATAAATTAGTTCACGCCAAAAAGATAACAATTAGAAGGAAAAGAACAAGGGACACTCACTGGAAATAATTTTGGGAGTGTCATATTTGAGAAGTTCTTGGCTgcattgttttatctttatgaCCACTTGTGACAGAGggaatttctttataatttcatCTTGCAAGGGCTGGCTATCATTGTAAAGGTCGTCAAAGTCTGAAAATCGGTTGAAGTCTTGGTTATCAGCAGAGAGACTAGCCTTAAGGCCAGGGATCAAGTTATGGAGCACTGCCTTCAGCCTCTTGATTACGAATGTGTTCATTTTAGACTCGTCGAATTGCTCGTCTCTTGGTACGTACATAGGCTGTGGCAAATCCACACGACTCTCAGCATGCATATCTATAAAACGCAATTTACTGTGTTATGCTCACGTCCGTAATAATTAACCTTAGACGAGTGAATGAATTGTTAATGTTACCTGTATCTGTGGGGGCCCGACCAGTACGACAGCGTCTTGGGTATGGATGGTTTTGGGTTCCACCAAGAGTCGGTCTGGTAAGCTCAATTCCTTCATCTGGATTACCCAAATCGTTGTATGTGTCGAAATCATATATTCTATCACACAATTTTCTAACTCCTTTCCCATCACCTCTAAGATTTATCAACTCTTTCTCCCTCAGTACTCTAAGCCCAGCAGGTGTATCACCAGGTAAATATGCCtgacaaaataaatcaaattataaaaaatatatatataataaaaacccAGAATTAgcagaataaaaaataaaacaacttgTACGTAATAAATTCTTAGTTATATCTTTCTGTGAGTGGGTCTATTAAATTGGGTAGCGACCGTGTTGTCGGTGGTTGATATACGTAAGCTTAAATAAACCCTAGCATTAGTCGataagaattttgaaaactCATTTCACAGGTATAATAATCTGTATATGGCTGCTTGTTTACGATTTGTAACTTGTGATTATGGAGGAAGACTTTTTCTTTGATCAAAGCAGCCGAGTCTACTAttgaaagttgaaaattttgaataataaaaaaaggaatGCATGTTCAACTGGTTAGCATtattaaatagtaattaaatGCTTTGACCTTTCCAAGTTGGTTACCTTGTTAGAAAAGAATATCCTCTCTCCTTGTACCCATGAGTTGCAGGGGAAAGGAACTGCTCCACTCACAAACCCTTCGATGACTATACTTTCCAAGAAGAACTCTCTTTGGTGTTTGTTTGTAACAGCAATAGCTCCAGGGACTCCAAAATCTGAGTCCACAATGAATTCGGCTGTATAATTAACTCTCTCTGCTTTGACACTGGATTTCTTTGACCAGTTCTTTAGGGCTGCTTTGTTGCTCTTCTTTGGAGATTTCCTTTCTAAGAAgcatattaaaataacattagaTTCGTTTGTTGTGTTTTCTAAGAGAGAGTGGGAAGTAATAATGGTGAGTTGTGAAAGGCTTACTTGGGTCAATGTCAGTGCTGATAAGCTCCAGCACAACATTTCTTGTTCCTATACTATCACTGATGGCGTCCAAATGCTTCAGCATGGTCTCTCTGAAATTCTCTCTGATCTTGTTCCTCACCGTTACCACAGCTCTGACCTTGAACTGCACAGGTTTCTCTGCATGCACTCTCAGTGTGGTCTTAATAAAATCCTGACTAATAGCTGCTACCGGAAACCTTGGTCCCCTTCTCAACCTCGTACCCCTTGTCGTGTTGTGGAAAGGAAACGAGATAGGATTGAGGCCGAACAAGGGTTGGTTGTGTTGAAAAGTATTATTGTGAAGAAGCAGTTTGGAGGAAGCAGAAGCAAACGAGGTAAAACCCATGAGTTGGTTATGAAGAGCCACTGGCATGTTGGCTGCTTCTTTTTTCACAACGTATGAAGCGTTGagtttgtttttatgtttagggcagaaataagaaagaagaaagaagaaagacaaaaaaaagaGTTGAGTATGCAACGCAGCTGAGTCTTTTCGTCCATATTTATTTGTGAATCTATAGTTATATTTTCTCCCCCGCTACCAAGTCAAAACCAGTTTTTGTTTAGCGCGTGGACCAGAaacaaactatttatttttaattttattagaacCCAAATAAATAGTTTTCTTTTGCCAGATCATATGTTCCTGAATACGTTTCATATTATATCGGACACATTAGTGCAAATGTAAGGACTGAAAACAATTatcctaaaaaaaattgacattaGATTCCTttgttgtgttttcttttatatttttaagaataatttctcttatagtttcttttatttaaaaaaaaaaaatttagaggaTAAGTAAAACTAAAACCAGAAGCTGTCATGAAATAGATTACTACTTGTGTAATGAAATATTTCCTGTAAAGCAATGAGCGCTATTATTATTGGAACAAATAGAAGCGTTAACTTACCAACTCAATGGTACCTTTCGAcgcaaaagaaaaagcataatatatatatatatatatatatatatatatatatatatatatatatatatatatatatatatatatatatatatatatatatatatgaacgaTAATCTTAAGAACATAAAAAACATTTAGACGTCAGTCACTCGCTAGACCAACGTCATAAACCCATTCAAAGTcgatttttcttcttcactgACCTTTGATGATATTGAACTCTTATTGAGCTTGGATTGTGTAGCTGCTGAGCTTGAACTGACGAGCTGTTGAGCTCGGGTTATCAAACTGCTGAGCTCAGACTATTATGCTGTTGAATTCGAACTACTAAACTTTGTATAATTGAAGCATAAAACGTCAAAAGTTCTCGAAGTCGACATGTAAAACTCTTTAAACGTCGAAAAATCATAGAATACATTTAAAtgtgttcaaataaaaaaattgcagtgccataaatgaattttgaatatccatattatatatatatatatatatgaagataatcttaagaacataaaaaacaattatgacCTAAACCTTTGCTTAGTGTTCTTGAATTAgatattttcaatattcaaagtaatattcaaattttaaacaatagttaaatattacaaaagcgtaaataaaattgatgacgttttttaagtagaaaatattgttatgccgaaaaatcaagtcaaagtcaAATTTATTCAGTTATATTAAGGTCAAATATTAAGTTCAATTCGATCAAAAGTCATCCTGgactgaaaataaattttataataaaaaactaattgtAGTTTTAAAACCTACAACTAAAACATTATATTGAGAACgactttgaaaataataaaacaattaacaaGAATAATTACTCTCACTACAACATTTTTTGCATACTAAATAGAATTGTTTTATGCAAAACAAATTTTTGACATAACAATTTTTTAGTAATTTCACACTTTAATAGAAATCTGTGAACACATTAACTTATTACGAaccattcaaaataaaatttcaattatatatcCATCACCTATCACCTAATAGGTATTATGATTAAATTGATAATCtccataattaatatatttaataattatagataataattgctattaataaattatattaatccATACAAATTATTGAAATCTTGTTTCAATTTTCCAAGCGCCCCCTTACAGGGGCAGTCGGCAGGCCCAGCAGAtggaaaagaattaaaataaagaagtaAACGAGACATAAAATTGAATTGATAGGATGACCTAGTTAACTTGTTTAATTAACTTGTTTAATTAATGCTAAGAAAGCTTCGGGGGAAGAATATTAAAGTGGAAGTTGCATTGTATTGCATTAGTTGAGATCATGGAATTGTTGTGGAATTTgtaaacattttaaaacttGGGACTTTTCATCTTCACATAACCGCGGAGATATGAACACTTCCATTGAAAATTTAACGCAAGTGTCAGATGGTTGAATAACAAGTGTTGTTCATTGGTCGCTTAGTCCAACTCCAATCAACCCAATGCCCAATAAATCAAAGTCATAcatctaattaattattttaaaataggtaCGTGGTTTAGTTTagtcatacaaaaataattatcttatcaattttatttgttaactttaattattttttatttaaattttatttaaattttatttaaatttaatatttttaattaaaaataattaactattataaaaaattacttataaaacaaataaagattattattttttactattataaaaaaataaacacatataCATAGCTTATGTAACGACAAAAAagtgattaaaaattaaaacatttcaaTATAAGAAGCAGAGTTTAAAAGTAATTGAAGAAAGAGTTATAAAAgcattaaaaaatagaattaattgTTTAGCATGTAAACGGCAACAGTAGGGATACATGGAGGTAGAGGTTGACTGAGGGAATGAGTACTTTCAAGATTCCAAACCTGACGCCTGCATGTCAAAATCTATAGGGCCGACGCGCCCACCACCACACCCATAGACTAATTCCTTATAACTCTTTCAAACAAAACGGTAAAACCatgacttttaattttatttttcttggagATGGGTCACCTAAATGCCAAACGGAGAAAATATAAGAACCCgtaaaagtttatttttgatCCTACCTTAAGGACAAAACTCAAACAAACCAAACaaatattaagtaaataaatacaaattagaGTACCttcaaaattgaatttgaattcttTATTGAGTTTTTATGTACCTTTTTTATGTTATGTCTTTAAAATACGTTGATTGAACactaattttgatgttttagaatatattaaaaGGATTCttataatatcaatattaatgtattattaatgtttaacatattacatcaccaaaaaatttcaaagttacACCCATTTGTAATTAATTGAATTGTTATAGGTAAGAGAAATCATGAATTTCTTTGTTAAAGTATTCAATGTGCAGGATGCCAAAGAGAAGACTTCGACTAACATATCAACATGGGATGAGATGACCTCATATGTTCATGCTGGCAACATAAGAAACATAATTTAGGATAActaataaagaataaagaattAAGGTGGCTAATCATAGGTAAGGAAACCTAAGATTGAATATTCTTACAAACTCTTGTATCATGAACTCATACaagtattatataataaataaacagtCATGAGACATGtcatttaatttaatcactATTTACTTACTAGTGGTTTGTAAGATTTACTACTAAAGATTTTAATGATTAAGTTAGTTAAGAATGTTCAGACTTACATAAAGAAGACATATCAGCTCTGAAAGAGTggatataaacaataaatacgTAGAAGGTACGAGTAGTCTTTTGTATGaccatttattatttgtttttcttttaagtttttgataaactatttttataaggattaaatatttttttaatctttaaacttacacacaattaaaatttatcattgtttcaaactttgataaattttaatccttaaaatttaaattaatagttatagttttttaaaattaataacattaacttttttaagtttactaaacaatgttttagactaatatttgaagttggaatttgtcaaaataatataaatatctcaaaTTTCATCTTCATATGAGACGTTgagtcaaaatttaaaaactaaaaatatatttaatttttcttataattgagTACTAAatgaatttatagtttttatgctaaaattaatatttatattcttaattttttatattgtggtttgtttttttaattgatatttatttgattCTACTTAAGTGTATTAGGATTtactatattatttgactgatTGTTGAAGATTAGACATTTAATTGTATGATAAAAtctatctatatttatataacataggtatattttttaaaagagtaTGAATTAGTTAAActgaaatttgtaaaataaaaaatggttttGATTTTGCCCATCCTTAGATGATTGGCTGTTTCATGATCTGATATAGTTTAACAGACTTAATTGTGTGAGGTTTGAGTATTAATGAATTGGAAAAGGAAATAGAAGAATTTGAATAAACTAACTAACACATGACAGATAAAACCCTCACAAGATAAAATTAATGGCACTCGATAGGTTGACAATATTTGATCGCCCAATAAGCAAGTGGAAACGATGATAAGTTacctttttgtgtttttttgaGGAGTCATGTGCTAAGCTTTCCATAATTGGTAAGTTTCCTTTGATATTACTTACTTTACTGAGTATGATCCCAAACCCCATGCACTCGGCCCCCTTTTTTTCGTTCTAGTACCATTTGGTGTGAGTCATCTAGAGTTCCTCATGGTTTCTCTTTGTAGAAACCCTAGGGCTGCCTTCTGTTCTTTCTCTATTGCATTACTGGAATGTGTGCATGCCTTTACCTTGTTTCAAAATGTCTTTAGGGACTATCTCCTCTTTTCCCTGGATTCCTTCTATAACTTCTAAGAAATTAAATGGGAAAAATTACCTATCTTGGTCTGTGTCAATTGAACTTTGATATCTTGCTCAAAGGTTCCATGATCACTTAAAAGAATATTGGAGTAGAGTACCAACAGATCAAATTCAACCTTGGAAGAAACCTGATTTTCATCTTTGTGCTCTACTTTGGCTTAGGTCATCCAAAACCCGTAACTCCTTTTGGATAAaggtcaaaaatatttttgtagacGATGTCCAACACCTCTATGATTATGCTAATCGATTGTCTCAAGCAATCTGATAATGACATGACGTCTTTCATTGCTAAATCTCAATCAATAGTTGAGGAATTGAAAATGTTCTTGGTAGTTCACTCATTAGTTGAGATAAAAGAAATGTTGGATAAGTTTTATATGGTTATGATCCTCTATGCCATGAATCTAGATTTTTATCATATTAGTGATCAAATTTTAACCTGTCAAGAAGTTTCTTCTATGGAAAACTTGACAAGACTCGATCGTGTACCATCACTACTTTATGGATGAAAATTAatccaaacatttttttttcaacattaattatttcttaagcttacttttttaacaattttttttttaaaatatattttaaatttttttcacagattttatttctgaaaatataattttaaaaatagatttctaattttcttaaaatatattatttttatggatGAATTGTATTCATGAGAAAGCTGTTAATGGATAGATTGAATtggattttttattaattagatCAGGAtgaataagatattttaattaaatttttggtGGATCATAATggattaatgatttttttcatcGTATCCATTATAATTCGAAATAAAATTGATCAAATCCGTCCAgtatgtcattcttagtcctacagttatttgtttaaaagtttGTATATTCAAGGGTGTTGTCTCCTTGATCTTAAATTTGCTATAAAATAAGTGCATGTTTGAAACTCTTCTTCTAAAgaaaatacttatttttcaaAAGCTCTGATTAGATAGTATGAAAAAATAAGCTAATATTGGTTCACAATAAGTTGAACCAAACAGATTGTTTGGCTTGTCTAATGGGCTCCCTGCGTTTGGTTTGTTTGAAGGAAATTTGTTTagctgaaaaagaaaaaagagggaAAATTTGTATGAGGGAATGGTCAACTAACTATAACGGTGTAATCGGAGCATACTAGTATATGGTTTTTCGGTGTTTGTTACTTCGGAAGATGgatattgtatatttatttaagtgtttTGATGGTTTATGCCAATTTTTTGTGCTCATGTTCTTCTTCCTTCTATTTTCGATTTTCTGTACAGTTTATTTTGTTTGGAGAAATCGTGCTGGCACAGAAGGTAATGTATGAAAAATTTGGGGATGCTTTTCTGGTTCATTTTGTATCAAAAGGATTATCTTCTGCAAATAGCCCACAAGATCTGGCAGAGCAATATCGTCAAAAGTTGCAGGTAATAAAAGCTTATGGCGGTGAAATGTTTAGAATATAGTCCTACTGAAATAATCGAAGTTCTTTTTTCCCCCATATAACATCCTGGAACTTCTTCTCTGCCATGCTTATGTTGTGAGTAATTTGATGAAAAGATTATTTATGCTCTGTAACGTCTCTTGCTAAGTAAAGTGTGAATTGTAGTGCTTGTTGTTTAATAGGTGAATCACCGGATGAACATCTGTTGTGGTGGGCTAAAATACTATGATATTTTGGTGCAGGGTGGAGATTTAAAGGCACTAAAATCTTTCTATCAGTCAGTAGTGGAAAACTTGAGACTGCAGCAGAATGGAAGCCTTGTATTCAGATAGCATACTTGTATTGGAAAAATTAGCGAGTCCTCttcctatataatatataaggcTTTGTTTTTTGGCCGTCTCCTAGTTTGGGGTTTGATTTCTTTCTACAGAAGGTAGTTACGATTTGTTTTTGATGAAATCAAGTTTGAGCTCTTTTTGATTGGTTTTTCAATCACCAGTAAATTTTGTCCCTCAATAGTGCGGTAATGAAACGGTGGGGAACACTGCAGGGTTGTGTATATAGATTTTGCGGTCGAGCGATGGATATTCTACTGGCCCTAATTTTGACGACTTCCTCATGCAACCTCACCAATCAGCTAATTGTCTCAGGTCtttcattattctttttgtCCCACActtgtaaatttttgttattcTCTTGACATCCATCGGTTCCAAGCTTGTCAATATGAGGTCAAGATTTTGGTTTTTGAtttctcaaccctttctttctCCTTGCCGTATCATATCCGTTTCCTTTCAGATTTGTTGATGCCCTTTCTGTTATCACAATTCTGtccatatatatttaaagagtttatttatgacattttttaatatttatgtcaATCTGTTTCACTAACGAtgttaccaaatttaatatgaattttttttaggatTTCTCAATCATACAAATTTGAATTCAATATAAGTTGATACTCTGACGTTCATCCTGGTGTCTAAGTTAAACTGACGTTGTAATAAACCATCTTataaaagtttatgaaaaatttatatactATTAAGAATGAAACAAAGTTTTATTGAATGAAAGCGATGACAAATATGCTTGAAGCACTCTCACTGTTCCACATAATTCGTTTTTTCTCCATCCCAGaaagataaataacaaaaaatatctaAAGACATACTTTTTGCAAATTTGGTATTGAAGAGAAAATTGACAAATGCCCATGTGGTTTTTATATTACAATGTCAGGAACTAACGACATGAATTGCGGATAGACAATggagaagaaggaaagaaaaaaaaaagaataattaaatttaataaaaaaattaaaattagtatcGCGTGCACATTCACAGTAGTGTTGTTTCCGTGAATTAGTGAACTTACGCACATTTTGGTCATGGAGATATTTGCAAATAAGAATGAATATATATGTGACAAAACTTGGTAATGGGTGGGGGTAGGTGAGATTTTACGTGGAGACACTGTTAGGAATCCCTCTGCATGTAACGCCGGGTTGAGAGGTAGGTGCAAGTAACTCGTAAGGTAAAACCCCTGGGCCACAGCGGTTTCTGAGTGTTGGGTCATAGTTCCTTCTCTCAATCTCCTTCTCTATCTCTCTCATTTCTGCGGAGAAGTTGTAGAATGCCTCGATGATCTCTGCTTCACCTGACCAAATGGATGACTGTTGGCGCTCCCCCAAATACTCCTCGTCCGGTGAGTGGGTAGAGAGTGTGTCAACTATTGCCATATATTTTGTAGCTTGTAACAAGCTTGGCAGCGCATTTAGGAAATACTTTTCGGGATCTGCCATGAAATTCGCTTgtttttcactctttttttcCTCTTCGTCTTCTGGGATTAATCTTCTCATTAGCGGAGGACGATTCGGCACATAACCTCCGTAAGGGTACTGTCCAAAATTAATAGCTGCATGCTGTGCGGATACCGTCCAAATCAATGTGGTAAGTATAGACACAAGATCCTCACTATCATTCAACGTCGGCCACCACCTTTCATGCCTAAGATCAGCATGCCCCACATTGATTGATTCAGAGTACCATGCTTGTAGCTCCCTGTCATTGCAAACCTTGCTTGGATGGCCGTAGTAGTGCTTCACATAGGCGCGGACCCAGTTCTCGATTGCAGACCAGACCATAAGCCCATCTGCAGCGTAAGGATAGTCTTCTATTACCAGTTTTACACCATTTGGCTGTGTTGCGTCAGGTACCGCCATTCCCCTGCAGCGATGGATCATGCAATGAGACTCTCATTTATAAGATTCGTTCAACTCAGAAATGGGTCTCTTTTCGTTTTCAACTAACCTGCGTATGAGATCTGCCGGGAGGCCTTCCATGTCAAAGCGCCACAAGTGTTTGTATGCAGCAGAACTGATCTCCGTGCAGTAGCGCCCAGGTGTAAAACTAGACTCGATGATTCCGTCGGCATTGATCAGTTTCTGGCGAGCTAAAGCATTGATATCCAATGTGTACCTCATGTGTGGTTCCAACAGCTTAAAAACAGGATGCATTGCACTTAATTGTCTATGAGCAGACAATATAAATGGTTCCGTGCAGGCATGTGTGCGTAACCTGCATACAGTTTACCAGAGAATTCTTTTTCGATTAGTTAACCAACAAGATGTAATCAAATGGTACTTAAATAGTACATATGCTGCTTCCGGATTTGCTTACCAATGGTTAACAAGTTGGTGCACACCAGCATCATTGGCACAAACATGAGCTTTGGCCAGCTGCCACTTCCAATATGTGGTTGCGTCCACAGGAGGGGTAACTACGCGTTTCGATCCGGAACTTGGTCCGAGGCTAAGTTCTATAGCAATTGGTTTGAGAGTGCCAAGCGGTGTCAAGAAAAATATGGTGCGGGTAGAATAGGATTTTCTACCATCAAGGGCGTTGATCCGGTCAACAAATGGAACATAGACATCGTGATAGTTTATCATAAACAGCTTATTTGCCTGTATTGCCTGAGAAATTCGAAGTAACAAATTTAGTGCCAGGGTCCCAATTGTTTAAGATAAGCCATGGGATTTGGCGACAAAACATTTTAGTCATGTTGTCGAGGATTTTGAGGAGTACCTGTTGCACGGTCATGCCATTCAGTTGTGCCAAAATATGTTCTTCTTTGAGTGCAGACTCTTGGTGGCCATACATTTCGGGGTCAAGTTTGCTCACCGGTGGGAAAACTTCAAGCCGCTCAATATTAATAGGGTTGACTCCTGCTATTGCTTGCCTGGCGAATTCATCATCTCGAAGCCAGGCAAACTTGTCCTCTGTATAATAAGCACGAGATCGTTAGTTTAATCAGCAACACCTTGTTtacaataacaatataataattatgaagGATAAATTAGTTCACGCCAAAAAGATAACAATTAGAAGGAAAAGAACAAGGGACACTCACTGGAAATAATTTTGGGAGTGTCATATTTGAGAAGTTCTTGGCTgcattgttttatctttatgaCCACTTGTGACAGAGggaatttctttataatttcatCTTGCAAGGGCTGGCTATCATTGTAAAGGTCGTCAAAGTCTGAAAATCGGTTGAAGTCTTGGTTATCAGCAGAGAGACTAGCCTTAAGGCCAGGGATCAAGTTATGGAGCACTGCCTTCAGCCTCTTGATTACGAATGTGTTCATTTTAGACTCGTCGAATTGCTCGTCTCTTGGTACGTACATAGGCTGTGGCAAATCCACACGACTCTCAGCATGCATATCTATAAAACGCAATTTACTGTGTTATGCTCACGTCCGTAATAATTAACCTTAGACGAGTGAATGAATTGTT
This Vigna angularis cultivar LongXiaoDou No.4 chromosome 4, ASM1680809v1, whole genome shotgun sequence DNA region includes the following protein-coding sequences:
- the LOC128196372 gene encoding linoleate 13S-lipoxygenase 3-1, chloroplastic-like, with protein sequence MPVALHNQLMGFTSFASASSKLLLHNNTFQHNQPLFGLNPISFPFHNTTRGTRLRRGPRFPVAAISQDFIKTTLRVHAEKPVQFKVRAVVTVRNKIRENFRETMLKHLDAISDSIGTRNVVLELISTDIDPKRKSPKKSNKAALKNWSKKSSVKAERVNYTAEFIVDSDFGVPGAIAVTNKHQREFFLESIVIEGFVSGAVPFPCNSWVQGERIFFSNKAYLPGDTPAGLRVLREKELINLRGDGKGVRKLCDRIYDFDTYNDLGNPDEGIELTRPTLGGTQNHPYPRRCRTGRAPTDTDMHAESRVDLPQPMYVPRDEQFDESKMNTFVIKRLKAVLHNLIPGLKASLSADNQDFNRFSDFDDLYNDSQPLQDEIIKKFPLSQVVIKIKQCSQELLKYDTPKIISKDKFAWLRDDEFARQAIAGVNPINIERLEVFPPVSKLDPEMYGHQESALKEEHILAQLNGMTVQQAIQANKLFMINYHDVYVPFVDRINALDGRKSYSTRTIFFLTPLGTLKPIAIELSLGPSSGSKRVVTPPVDATTYWKWQLAKAHVCANDAGVHQLVNHWLRTHACTEPFILSAHRQLSAMHPVFKLLEPHMRYTLDINALARQKLINADGIIESSFTPGRYCTEISSAAYKHLWRFDMEGLPADLIRRGMAVPDATQPNGVKLVIEDYPYAADGLMVWSAIENWVRAYVKHYYGHPSKVCNDRELQAWYSESINVGHADLRHERWWPTLNDSEDLVSILTTLIWTVSAQHAAINFGQYPYGGYVPNRPPLMRRLIPEDEEEKKSEKQANFMADPEKYFLNALPSLLQATKYMAIVDTLSTHSPDEEYLGERQQSSIWSGEAEIIEAFYNFSAEMREIEKEIERRNYDPTLRNRCGPGVLPYELLAPTSQPGVTCRGIPNSVST
- the LOC108318688 gene encoding linoleate 13S-lipoxygenase 3-1, chloroplastic; the protein is MPVALHNQLMGFTSFASASSKLLLHNNTFQHNQPLFGLNPISFPFHNTTRGTRLRRGPRFPVAAISQDFIKTTLRVHAEKPVQFKVRAVVTVRNKIRENFRETMLKHLDAISDSIGTRNVVLELISTDIDPKRKSPKKSNKAALKNWSKKSSVKAERVNYTAEFIVDSDFGVPGAIAVTNKHQREFFLESIVIEGFVSGAVPFPCNSWVQGERIFFSNKAYLPGDTPAGLRVLREKELINLRGDGKGVRKLCDRIYDFDTYNDLGNPDEGIELTRPTLGGTQNHPYPRRCRTGRAPTDTDMHAESRVDLPQPMYVPRDEQFDESKMNTFVIKRLKAVLHNLIPGLKASLSADNQDFNRFSDFDDLYNDSQPLQDEIIKKFPLSQVVIKIKQCSQELLKYDTPKIISKDKFAWLRDDEFARQAIAGVNPINIERLEVFPPVSKLDPEMYGHQESALKEEHILAQLNGMTVQQAIQANKLFMINYHDVYVPFVDRINALDGRKSYSTRTIFFLTPLGTLKPIAIELSLGPSSGSKRVVTPPVDATTYWKWQLAKAHVCANDAGVHQLVNHWLRTHACTEPFILSAHRQLSAMHPVFKLLEPHMRYTLDINALARQKLINADGIIESSFTPGRYCTEISSAAYKHLWRFDMEGLPADLIRRGMAVPDATQPNGVKLVIEDYPYAADGLMVWSAIENWVRAYVKHYYGHPSKVCNDRELQAWYSESINVGHADLRHEGWWPTLNDSEDLVSILTTLIWTVSAQHAAINFGQYPYGGYVPNRPPLMRRLIPEDEEEKKSEKQANFMADPEKYFLNALPSLLQATKYMAIVDTLSTHSPDEEYLGERQQSSIWSGEAEIIEAFYNFSAEMREIEKEIERRNYDPTLRNRCGPGVLPYELLAPTSQPGVTCRGIPNSVST